A window of Sphingorhabdus lacus contains these coding sequences:
- a CDS encoding CoA-acylating methylmalonate-semialdehyde dehydrogenase: protein MRQVDHFIHGGAGAAGTRFADIMDPNNGGVQAQVVLGDRSVLDAAVAAAQAAQPAWAAMNPQRRSRVMFDFKALIEKHMDELAHMLSAEHGKVIADSKGDIQRGLEVVEFCCGLPHVLKGEYTHGAGPGIDVWSMRQPLGIGAGITPFNFPAMIPLWMGAVATSVGNAFILKPSERDPSVPNRLAELFLEAGMPAGIFQVVHGDKEMVDAILDHPAISAVSFVGSSDIAHYVYNRGVAAGKRVQAMGGAKNHGIVMPDADLDQVVNDLTGAAFGSAGERCMALPVVVPVGDDTAERLKAKLIPAIEALRVGISTDADAHYGPVVTAQHKAKVEGWIQTCVDEGGELVVDGRGFKLQGHEEGYFIGPTLFDHVTTDMESYKEEIFGPVLQMVRAANFEEALALPSKHQYGNGVAIFTRNGHAAREFAARVNVGMVGINVPIPVPVAYHSFGGWKRSGFGDTDQYGMEGIKFWTKVKKITARWPDGSPDGTNAFIIPTMG, encoded by the coding sequence ATGCGGCAGGTCGATCATTTCATTCATGGCGGTGCAGGCGCGGCAGGAACGCGTTTTGCCGATATCATGGACCCCAATAATGGCGGCGTTCAGGCGCAGGTTGTGCTGGGTGACCGATCCGTGCTGGATGCCGCTGTGGCCGCCGCACAGGCAGCGCAACCCGCATGGGCCGCAATGAACCCGCAGCGCCGTTCGCGCGTGATGTTCGATTTCAAAGCCCTGATCGAAAAGCATATGGACGAACTTGCCCATATGCTGAGCGCCGAACATGGCAAGGTCATCGCCGACAGCAAGGGCGATATCCAGCGCGGACTTGAGGTTGTGGAGTTCTGCTGCGGCCTTCCGCATGTGTTGAAGGGGGAATATACCCATGGCGCAGGACCCGGCATCGATGTCTGGTCGATGCGCCAGCCATTGGGCATTGGCGCAGGCATTACGCCGTTCAATTTCCCCGCGATGATCCCGCTGTGGATGGGTGCGGTTGCGACCAGTGTCGGCAATGCCTTCATTCTGAAGCCATCGGAACGCGACCCGAGCGTGCCCAACCGTTTGGCGGAACTCTTTCTGGAAGCAGGCATGCCTGCCGGGATTTTCCAGGTCGTGCATGGCGACAAGGAAATGGTCGATGCGATCCTCGACCACCCGGCCATCAGCGCAGTCAGCTTTGTCGGTTCTTCGGATATCGCGCATTATGTCTACAACCGCGGCGTTGCTGCGGGCAAGCGCGTGCAGGCCATGGGCGGCGCGAAGAACCACGGTATTGTGATGCCCGATGCCGATCTCGACCAGGTGGTCAACGATCTGACAGGCGCCGCTTTTGGCTCGGCTGGTGAGCGCTGCATGGCGTTGCCTGTCGTGGTGCCGGTGGGCGACGATACTGCCGAGCGGCTGAAGGCCAAGCTCATTCCCGCCATCGAAGCCTTGCGGGTGGGAATCTCGACCGATGCCGACGCGCATTATGGTCCGGTGGTGACCGCACAGCACAAGGCGAAAGTCGAAGGCTGGATACAGACCTGCGTCGACGAGGGCGGCGAGCTGGTGGTCGATGGCCGGGGCTTCAAGCTGCAGGGGCATGAAGAAGGCTATTTCATCGGCCCGACGCTGTTCGACCATGTCACCACGGATATGGAAAGCTACAAGGAAGAGATCTTCGGCCCCGTGCTGCAGATGGTACGCGCCGCCAATTTCGAAGAGGCGCTCGCGCTGCCGAGCAAGCATCAATATGGCAATGGCGTAGCGATCTTCACCCGCAACGGCCACGCCGCGCGCGAATTTGCGGCGCGGGTAAATGTCGGCATGGTGGGCATCAACGTGCCGATCCCCGTGCCAGTCGCCTATCACAGCTTTGGTGGCTGGAAACGCTCGGGCTTTGGCGACACCGATCAATATGGCATGGAAGGCATCAAATTCTGGACCAAGGTCAAGAAGATCACCGCCCGCTGGCCTGACGGTTCGCCGGACGGCACCAACGCCTTCATCATTCCGACAATGGGGTAA
- the rfbD gene encoding dTDP-4-dehydrorhamnose reductase yields MGRWLVTGTTGQLGGAVAELSQDLDFEIFCPTRSEMDLSDPDAIRASMAAQNLDGVINCAAYTAVDKAESDAEIAHAVNGTAPAILAEECARRSIPIIHVSTDYVFDGTKQAPYDEDDPVNPLGIYGMTKLAGENAIRATGVQHAIVRTAWLLDPKGRNFLTTMLRLGGERDELQIVSDQVGNPTSVGDLAQAVLTIAQQLRDKSGTWHFVNQGEASWFELAAYIFKQAEKFGVRAPQLTPIPTTSYPTPARRPANSRLATRKLARDFGIEAQSWQHAVDSILEEHFR; encoded by the coding sequence ATGGGTCGTTGGCTGGTTACCGGCACCACCGGACAACTTGGCGGGGCGGTGGCAGAGCTATCCCAAGATCTGGATTTCGAAATATTTTGTCCGACGCGCTCCGAGATGGATTTGTCCGATCCCGACGCTATCCGAGCGAGCATGGCCGCCCAGAATCTGGACGGTGTAATCAACTGCGCGGCTTACACCGCCGTCGACAAGGCTGAAAGCGACGCGGAAATCGCACATGCCGTCAACGGCACTGCGCCGGCAATATTGGCGGAGGAATGCGCGCGGCGGAGCATTCCGATCATTCATGTTTCGACCGATTATGTCTTCGACGGCACAAAGCAGGCGCCCTATGATGAAGATGATCCGGTAAATCCTCTTGGAATATATGGTATGACTAAACTGGCCGGTGAAAATGCGATCCGCGCCACAGGTGTGCAGCACGCCATTGTCCGCACGGCGTGGTTACTGGACCCAAAGGGCCGAAATTTTTTGACGACAATGTTGCGCTTGGGTGGTGAGCGCGATGAACTTCAGATTGTATCGGACCAGGTCGGGAACCCAACCAGCGTCGGCGACTTGGCCCAAGCGGTCCTGACGATCGCGCAACAGTTGCGCGACAAAAGCGGGACATGGCATTTCGTGAACCAGGGTGAAGCAAGCTGGTTTGAGCTGGCCGCCTATATTTTCAAACAAGCGGAAAAATTTGGCGTTCGCGCACCACAGCTTACGCCGATACCGACGACCTCTTACCCTACTCCTGCCCGCAGGCCTGCCAATTCGAGACTGGCTACCCGGAAGCTTGCGCGGGATTTTGGAATAGAAGCTCAAAGCTGGCAACATGCGGTCGACAGCATATTGGAAGAACATTTTCGTTAA
- the rfbC gene encoding dTDP-4-dehydrorhamnose 3,5-epimerase yields the protein MTVQLIIPRFFADARGWFVETWTRQRYADLGIVTDFCQDNHSLSRQAGTIRGLHYQSIPYAQAKLVRCLRGRIFDVAVDIRRDSPTFGAWIGAELTAEKGEQLFIPSGYAHGFLTLEDDTEVAYKVDAYYAPEADGGIAWDDSTIGIDWPLQGRAPLLSEKDRKLPMLKEADIDFPYDGNPLQPLKVPK from the coding sequence ATGACGGTCCAGCTGATCATTCCAAGATTTTTCGCAGATGCGCGCGGATGGTTTGTAGAAACATGGACCCGACAACGTTATGCCGATTTGGGTATCGTGACTGATTTTTGTCAGGACAATCATTCACTGTCACGACAGGCCGGGACAATTCGCGGACTTCATTATCAGTCCATCCCCTACGCTCAAGCCAAGCTGGTGCGGTGCTTACGAGGCCGCATATTCGATGTCGCGGTGGATATTCGTCGCGATTCACCGACTTTCGGCGCATGGATCGGCGCGGAGTTAACCGCCGAAAAGGGAGAGCAGCTTTTTATTCCATCGGGATACGCCCATGGCTTCCTCACCTTGGAAGATGATACCGAGGTTGCGTATAAGGTCGACGCCTATTACGCACCGGAGGCAGATGGCGGAATAGCCTGGGATGACAGCACAATCGGCATTGATTGGCCTCTCCAAGGCCGGGCTCCGTTGCTTTCTGAAAAGGACAGGAAATTGCCGATGTTAAAGGAAGCAGATATCGACTTCCCTTATGATGGCAACCCGCTCCAGCCGCTGAAAGTTCCCAAATGA
- a CDS encoding cell wall hydrolase, with protein MLRSKAKYASRSVGIFALFAAVGLLLSVAVGAVYTAIAAPIGIWRISQDSKEAAKPPASEPIQFRFREDVDPEAAVAINAAVPDTQEPIVPALPFSIQSSSISARSKMLAIECLTAAVYYEADSESVTGQRAVAQVVLNRVRHPEYANSVCGVVFQGSERTTGCQFSFTCDGSLARRPSQAGWARAQAIAARALAGYVEPSVGLATHYHTIWVVPYWSSSLSKLRTVGSHIFYRWSGRNGTLAAFRNRYSGIEQLPQMKVAGSTPVSEEIFVNIGADADVAAAIEMERPLSTELHDAKSETGLLVTPQTRIISENQNRKEKAGIVNGSGLIVDKNRVGTRADGPSLLIDRQ; from the coding sequence ATGCTGCGCTCCAAAGCCAAATATGCATCTAGATCGGTAGGCATTTTCGCGCTGTTCGCAGCGGTGGGACTGCTGCTTTCGGTTGCGGTTGGCGCCGTCTATACAGCTATCGCAGCACCGATAGGCATCTGGCGAATTTCGCAGGACAGCAAGGAAGCGGCGAAGCCCCCGGCATCCGAACCCATCCAGTTTCGCTTTAGAGAAGATGTCGACCCGGAGGCGGCAGTGGCGATCAACGCCGCAGTACCGGACACGCAAGAGCCAATCGTCCCTGCTCTGCCGTTTTCCATCCAGTCGTCATCCATATCCGCGCGAAGCAAAATGCTGGCGATCGAGTGCCTGACAGCCGCCGTCTATTATGAGGCGGATTCAGAGAGTGTTACAGGACAGCGCGCCGTTGCCCAGGTGGTATTGAACCGCGTCAGGCATCCTGAATATGCCAACAGCGTGTGTGGCGTCGTTTTTCAAGGGTCCGAACGGACCACAGGTTGCCAGTTCAGCTTCACATGCGACGGCTCTCTCGCGCGGCGTCCGTCACAGGCGGGTTGGGCACGTGCGCAGGCTATCGCAGCACGGGCGCTTGCGGGCTATGTGGAGCCGAGCGTCGGGCTGGCCACGCATTATCACACCATCTGGGTCGTCCCCTATTGGAGCTCCAGCCTCTCAAAGCTCAGGACAGTCGGTTCGCACATTTTTTACAGGTGGTCGGGACGTAACGGAACCCTGGCGGCGTTTCGGAACCGCTATTCGGGAATTGAACAACTGCCACAGATGAAAGTCGCCGGTTCGACCCCGGTATCTGAAGAGATTTTCGTGAATATTGGCGCCGATGCGGATGTAGCGGCTGCAATCGAAATGGAGCGCCCCTTAAGCACCGAATTACACGATGCTAAAAGTGAGACCGGCTTGCTGGTCACTCCGCAGACACGGATAATCTCCGAAAACCAGAACAGAAAAGAGAAAGCTGGCATCGTCAATGGCAGCGGGCTCATCGTAGATAAGAATCGGGTCGGTACTCGCGCGGACGGTCCGTCACTTTTGATAGATCGCCAATAA
- a CDS encoding PEPxxWA-CTERM sorting domain-containing protein: MIKHTLALALTFSAVSLPTAASAATQITQSLDTNSSWTVTNLTTNVTTTAVVPSSVPVTYNAPNNAPVNGAQYIYPETTTNQPGNTTFAFTRVFTIPAFAQLSTARLIGTLWADNNIVSILLNGVLITNPVTTGNTSFNGAGIALNTGGNFLFGTNTVVFNVFNQAGGGVNPVALRADMDAVYAVPEPGTWMLMLLGFGAIGFAMRSRAKTRVRFQFA; this comes from the coding sequence ATGATTAAGCACACATTGGCATTGGCGTTAACCTTCTCCGCAGTCTCCCTTCCTACCGCTGCTTCTGCAGCCACCCAGATCACGCAGTCGCTGGACACTAACAGCAGCTGGACGGTGACAAACCTGACGACGAATGTCACCACAACGGCTGTTGTTCCATCGTCCGTACCAGTTACGTACAACGCGCCGAACAACGCCCCTGTGAATGGCGCCCAATATATCTATCCGGAAACCACGACCAACCAGCCAGGTAACACGACCTTTGCCTTCACACGCGTATTCACGATCCCAGCGTTTGCGCAGCTGTCGACAGCACGGTTGATCGGAACATTGTGGGCCGATAACAATATCGTATCTATTTTGCTGAACGGGGTACTGATCACCAACCCGGTAACCACGGGCAATACGTCATTCAACGGCGCGGGCATCGCGCTGAACACGGGCGGTAATTTCCTTTTTGGAACGAACACCGTCGTATTCAACGTATTCAACCAAGCAGGCGGTGGGGTTAATCCCGTTGCATTGAGAGCGGATATGGACGCCGTATACGCGGTTCCTGAACCCGGCACCTGGATGCTGATGCTTCTTGGTTTTGGCGCCATCGGTTTCGCAATGCGCAGCCGGGCCAAAACGCGGGTACGTTTCCAGTTTGCATAA
- the mmsB gene encoding 3-hydroxyisobutyrate dehydrogenase: protein MKIAFIGLGNMGGGMAANLVKAGHEVSAFDLSPEALTRAEENGCAVFGTVQEAVTGVDAVVSMLPNGAIVDAVYGADVIGQAPQGALFLDCSTIDVDTARKVTTAAEAAGYAMVDAPVSGGIAAANGGTLTFMVGGTDDAFARAEPILAAMGKAVIHAGTSGAGQAAKICNNMLLGASMIATCETFRLAEKLGLDLQTFYDISSKASGQNWSMTSYCPVPGVGPQSPADNGYQGGFAAALMLKDLKLAMEAADSVDAEVPMGEKAAALYEAFAQNGSGGMDFSAIIKTL, encoded by the coding sequence ATGAAAATCGCGTTTATCGGGCTGGGCAATATGGGCGGCGGGATGGCTGCGAACCTTGTGAAAGCAGGGCATGAGGTCAGCGCGTTCGACCTGTCGCCCGAGGCGCTTACCCGGGCGGAGGAGAATGGCTGCGCTGTCTTCGGCACCGTGCAGGAAGCCGTAACCGGCGTCGATGCCGTCGTATCAATGCTTCCCAATGGCGCCATTGTCGACGCGGTCTATGGCGCGGATGTCATCGGCCAAGCGCCGCAAGGCGCGCTGTTCCTCGATTGCTCCACCATTGATGTGGACACCGCGCGTAAAGTAACAACGGCTGCAGAGGCCGCAGGCTATGCGATGGTCGACGCCCCGGTATCGGGCGGAATCGCCGCGGCCAATGGCGGCACGTTGACCTTCATGGTCGGTGGCACAGACGATGCCTTCGCGCGGGCCGAACCAATATTGGCGGCGATGGGTAAGGCGGTTATCCACGCGGGAACGAGCGGCGCAGGGCAGGCGGCGAAAATCTGCAACAACATGCTGTTGGGCGCTTCGATGATCGCGACTTGCGAGACGTTCAGACTGGCGGAAAAACTCGGCCTCGATCTCCAGACCTTTTACGACATCTCGTCCAAGGCATCGGGTCAGAACTGGTCGATGACCAGCTATTGCCCCGTTCCCGGCGTCGGCCCCCAAAGCCCCGCGGATAACGGCTATCAGGGCGGCTTTGCAGCAGCGCTGATGTTGAAGGACCTGAAGCTCGCGATGGAAGCGGCAGACTCGGTCGATGCCGAAGTGCCCATGGGCGAAAAAGCCGCCGCGCTTTACGAGGCTTTCGCCCAAAACGGTTCAGGCGGCATGGATTTTTCGGCGATCATCAAAACGCTTTAA
- the rfbA gene encoding glucose-1-phosphate thymidylyltransferase RfbA has protein sequence MRGIILAGGSGTRLHPATLAVNKQLLPIYDKPMIYYPLSALMLAGISDILIISSPEYIDNYRRLFDDGRELGLNIEFAIQPKPEGLAQAYHIGADFIGTEPSALVLGDNIFFGAGFSELLSHARTRTTGATVFAYHVDNPTVYGVVELNSDGRAISIEEKPTAPKSDWAVTGLYFYDGNAAEYARQLKPSARGELEITDLNRIYMEADQLYVERMGRGYAWLDTGTHDSLIEASEFVRTIQKRTGTQIACLEEIAYLQGFIDKTQLIARGRLFEKTAYGKYLLDLAQK, from the coding sequence ATGCGTGGCATTATTTTAGCAGGGGGTAGCGGCACACGCCTTCACCCCGCGACATTGGCAGTCAACAAACAGCTGCTGCCTATCTATGATAAGCCGATGATCTATTACCCGTTGTCGGCGCTGATGCTGGCGGGAATTAGTGACATTCTGATCATTTCTTCGCCCGAATATATTGATAATTATCGGCGTCTTTTCGACGATGGCCGCGAGCTTGGCCTGAATATCGAATTTGCCATTCAACCCAAGCCAGAGGGTCTTGCCCAGGCCTATCATATCGGAGCCGATTTTATAGGTACTGAACCGTCCGCGCTTGTTCTGGGTGACAATATATTTTTCGGCGCCGGCTTTAGCGAACTTCTATCCCATGCCCGGACGCGAACCACGGGTGCCACGGTGTTTGCGTACCATGTCGACAATCCTACCGTTTATGGCGTGGTGGAATTGAACAGCGACGGACGCGCAATCAGCATTGAAGAAAAACCGACCGCGCCCAAATCGGACTGGGCGGTTACCGGCCTCTATTTTTATGACGGAAACGCGGCGGAATATGCACGTCAGCTAAAGCCGTCTGCCCGCGGCGAACTTGAAATCACCGATCTCAACCGGATCTACATGGAAGCCGATCAGCTCTACGTGGAACGGATGGGCCGGGGCTATGCCTGGCTCGATACCGGCACGCATGACAGCCTGATTGAGGCGAGCGAATTTGTACGCACGATCCAGAAACGAACCGGCACCCAAATCGCCTGCCTCGAAGAAATCGCCTATTTGCAGGGCTTTATTGACAAGACCCAGCTTATCGCCCGGGGCAGGCTATTTGAGAAAACAGCCTATGGGAAATATCTGCTGGATCTCGCGCAAAAGTGA
- a CDS encoding CpsD/CapB family tyrosine-protein kinase encodes MNEPYGRIAFNDEKRLINVPFLETLDVLDPAQSSDKLVAVDSNDARSRPFNLLRAQIIKKLGPTHGKLIGITSAAPGAGKSFVASNLAASLGMLSNRKTYLLDLDLRRASVAGIFGIRGNVGLTEFLMGDDVELKSIGRRIGTTNLAVFPSYPAMVNSAELMVGDRFESLIAVMRALPADAIVIVDLPPIFANDDAILVAGQLDGVVMIVEQGVTTKKQLQSALQFIEPTPLLGTVFNRFNGGVGDPYGYGGKYEGYYSTKT; translated from the coding sequence ATGAACGAACCATATGGACGGATTGCATTTAACGACGAAAAGCGTCTGATTAATGTACCATTTCTCGAAACCCTGGACGTTTTGGACCCCGCGCAGTCGAGCGACAAGCTGGTCGCCGTCGACTCCAATGATGCAAGGTCGCGGCCTTTCAACCTGCTCCGGGCTCAAATCATCAAGAAGCTGGGGCCGACACACGGTAAGCTGATCGGGATCACATCGGCGGCGCCTGGTGCCGGCAAATCCTTTGTCGCATCGAATCTGGCCGCGTCGTTGGGGATGCTCTCGAACCGGAAAACCTATTTACTTGATCTCGATTTGCGGCGCGCATCCGTCGCCGGTATCTTCGGAATTAGAGGCAATGTCGGACTAACCGAATTTCTGATGGGCGATGATGTCGAGCTCAAATCCATAGGTCGCCGCATCGGGACCACAAATCTCGCCGTGTTCCCGTCCTACCCCGCGATGGTCAATTCAGCCGAGTTGATGGTCGGCGATCGGTTTGAATCGCTGATCGCAGTCATGCGCGCATTGCCCGCCGACGCTATCGTCATTGTCGACCTGCCGCCGATCTTTGCGAATGACGATGCCATCCTTGTCGCAGGTCAGCTGGACGGCGTGGTGATGATTGTCGAACAGGGCGTTACAACTAAAAAGCAACTTCAAAGCGCCCTGCAATTCATTGAACCTACGCCGCTTTTGGGAACTGTATTTAATCGTTTCAACGGCGGAGTTGGCGATCCCTATGGATATGGCGGCAAATATGAGGGCTATTACAGCACAAAAACCTGA
- the rfbB gene encoding dTDP-glucose 4,6-dehydratase — translation MSQPLNILVTGGAGFIGSALVRHLVQNTSHNVLNVDALTYAGNLESLASVAESDRYDFVQANICDTAKITEILRSFKPDVVTHLAAESHVDRSIDGPAAFIETNLVGTFSMLSATLNYWRSLDGASKESFRFHHISTDEVFGALGEDGFFTEETAYDPRSPYSASKAGSDHLVRAWHHTYGLPVLITNCSNNYGPFHFPEKLIPLMIIKCLAGENLPVYGAGDNVRDWLYVDDHVRALQAVFEKGKVGDSYMIGGRSERTNIAVVEAICDTLDRLSPKADGRSYRNQITFVSDRPGHDFRYAIDATKLENELGWKPKHSFEDGIGATVQWYLDNRTWWEDIMSGAYQGDRLGLQKTGVPD, via the coding sequence ATGAGCCAACCGCTAAACATCCTTGTCACTGGCGGTGCCGGATTTATCGGTTCGGCTTTGGTGCGCCATTTGGTCCAGAACACCTCGCACAATGTGCTGAATGTTGACGCACTGACTTATGCCGGGAATCTCGAATCTCTCGCATCCGTTGCGGAATCGGATCGTTACGATTTCGTGCAAGCCAATATCTGCGACACGGCAAAAATCACCGAGATTCTCCGGTCGTTCAAACCCGATGTCGTGACCCACTTGGCGGCTGAAAGTCATGTGGATCGTTCAATCGACGGGCCCGCAGCTTTTATCGAGACCAATCTTGTCGGAACCTTTTCGATGCTTTCGGCAACTCTGAACTATTGGCGGTCCCTCGACGGCGCTTCAAAGGAAAGTTTTCGCTTTCACCATATCTCCACGGACGAAGTATTCGGGGCATTGGGCGAAGACGGATTTTTCACCGAGGAAACGGCTTACGATCCGCGATCACCCTATTCGGCAAGCAAGGCCGGTTCGGACCACCTCGTCCGGGCGTGGCACCATACCTATGGCTTGCCGGTACTGATTACAAATTGCTCCAACAATTACGGTCCGTTCCACTTCCCGGAAAAGCTGATCCCTCTGATGATCATCAAATGCCTGGCCGGTGAAAATTTGCCTGTCTATGGCGCCGGCGACAATGTGCGCGACTGGCTTTATGTGGACGATCATGTTCGGGCGCTGCAAGCCGTGTTTGAAAAGGGCAAGGTCGGCGACAGCTACATGATTGGCGGGCGGTCCGAGCGGACCAATATCGCTGTTGTCGAAGCAATTTGCGACACGCTTGATAGACTTAGTCCAAAGGCGGACGGGCGCAGTTACCGAAACCAGATCACATTCGTATCCGATCGACCCGGTCATGATTTCCGCTATGCGATCGACGCGACAAAATTGGAAAATGAGCTTGGCTGGAAACCGAAGCACAGTTTTGAAGACGGCATAGGCGCAACAGTCCAATGGTATCTCGATAACCGCACATGGTGGGAAGACATCATGTCCGGTGCCTATCAGGGTGACCGCTTGGGTCTTCAAAAAACCGGGGTCCCGGATTGA